The DNA sequence CAGGTGGCCAGCGGGTGAGTCGGTTCTTTACCGATGCGCCAGCCCTGATCAACTCACTGACTAACCAACTTCCCGACTACATAATGAAACCAGAATTACTCTGTGCGTTAATTCCGCTTTTCCCACTTATTGGTTTCCTCATCAACGGCATTGGCTTCCGGCACGTACCGAAAGGGTTAGCCGGTACGCTGGCCACGGTTGCCGTTCTGGCTTCCTTTCTGACGTCAGTATTTCTGTTCATGGCTTTCCAGGCAACGGGTAGCGCAGAGCCGCTAGTGGCTACGTTGTTCGACTGGATTCAGGTGGGCGATCTTAAGATCAACTTCTCGTTTCAGATCGATCAGCTGAGTTTGCTCATGCTGCTGGTAGTCACGGGTGTTGGTACACTGATCCATCTGTACAGCATTGGCTATATGAAGCATGACGAAGGCTTTGGCAAGTTTATGGCCTTCCTGAACCTGTTCATTTTCTTCATGCTGCTACTGGTGATGGGTTCCAACTACGTCATCATGTTCATCGGCTGGGAAGGAGTTGGGCTGTGCTCATACCTGCTCATTGGCTTCTGGAACACCAACACAAGCTACAACAACGCGGCCCGCAAAGCCTTTGTCATGAACCGTATTGGTGACCTGGGTTTCCTGCTGGGCATATTCATGCTCATCAACACCTTCGGTACGGTTGAGTATGTCGACATATTCAAACAGGCAACAAGCCTGCCCATGGGCGACAGCACCATCTTCCTGATTACTATCCTGCTGTTTGTGGGTGCCATGGGTAAATCGGCACAGATCCCCCTCTTCACCTGGCTGCCCGACGCCATGGCCGGTCCAACACCCGTATCGGCGCTGATCCACGCAGCCACCATGGTGACCGCTGGTATATACATGGTCGTTCGCTCAAACGTGCTGTATTCAATGGCACCATTGACGCTCGATATCATTGGGGGAATCGCCATTGCTACGGCCCTGCTCGCAGCGTCGATTGGGCTGCTCCAGAACGACATCAAGAAGGTACTGGCTTACTCTACCGTTTCACAATTGGGTTACATGTTCCTGGGGTTGGGCGCTACGGCCTACACGGCGGGTATGTTCCACGTTATTACCCACGCCTTCTTCAAGGCACTGCTGTTCCTCGGGGCCGGTAGCGTGATCCACGCCATGTCCGATGAGCAGGACATTCGTAAAATGGGCGGTCTGCGTAAATCACTGCCCATTACCTTCATTACGTTTGCCATCGGGACCTGGGCTATTGCCGGTTTACCACCTTTTGCCGGGTTCTTCTCGAAAGATGAAATTCTAGCACACGTGTTCGAGCACAGTAAGATCCTGTGGGGACTAGGTGTTGTAGGCTCCGGTCTGACCTCATTCTACATGTTCCGCCTGCTGTTCCTGACATTCTTTGGGGAATTCAGGGGAACGGAGGAACAGCGTCATCATCTCCACGAATCGCCTGCTTCCATGACCATTCCGCTGATTGTACTGGCTGTACTGTCGGCGCTGGGTGGCTTGCTGAACCTGCCGGGTGGCGGCTGGCTGAGTAACTTCATGGAGCCCCTGTTCGAGAATGCGCGCAAAGTCAATCCCGAAGCGTTTGCCGAGTCGACGATGGAGCATAGCACCGAGTATATACTGATGGCGGTTTCGGCGGGCGTTGCGCTGCTGGCGCTCATTCTGGCGTATGTCATGTACATCAGCCGCCGGGCGGTTCCGGCTCCTGAAACGGCCGAGCGGTCGATGCCGGAGCAGGTGGTATACAACAAATACTACATCGACGAATTATACGAGACTATCATTGTCCGGCCCGTTCGCGGTTTGGGGGATGCCTTCTACAGCTTCGGCGAAGGGCTGATCGACGGCCTTGTCAATGGTGTAGCTTGGCTGGTGCAGAAAAGTTCGGCGCAGCTGCGGCTGTTGCAAAACGGCTCTATTGGGTTCTATGTGCTGGCTATGGTAGTTAGTATTGCAGCCATTTTTGCGCTGCGCTTCTTTATTCGGTTCTAACACGGGTTTTCGACCGCTGCGGTCGTAATACCTTAAACCGAAAACCGAAAATCGAAAACCTGTTTATTCAGATGCTTACTCTTGGTTTGATTGTTTTTCCCGCCGTTGCGGCCACGCTCATTCTGCTCCTCGGGGGCGGGTCGGCGAAGCAGGTAGCCCTGGCAGCCGCATTGGTCGAACTGGCCGTCGCGTTGGTTGCATTCGTGCAGTTTCAGCCAGATGCTACCTCGCAGTTCGGATTCGACTACGCCTGGATTGGCACACTGGGTATCCGTTTCAGCGCCGGTATTGATGGTATCAGCGTCCTGCTGGTATTGCTGACGGGTCTGCTGGTACCCATGATTGTGTTGTCGACTTTCAACCGACAGTATGATCGTCCATCAACGTTCTACGCGCTGATGCTCTTCATGCAGGCGGCTCTGATGGGTGTCTTCACCGCCCGCGACGGGTTCCTGTTCTATCTTTTCTTTGAAGCAGCCCTGATTCCTATCTATTTTCTGGCTGCGATGTGGGGTGGGGCCAACCGCATTCCCGTTACGTTCAAATTCTTTGTCTATACCATTTTCGGCAGCCTGTTTATGCTGATCGCGCTGGTATACCTTTACTACCAGACACCGGCAACGGCGGTATCAGCGCACTCATCGGCCATTGTTGATTTCTACAAGCTTAAACTTACGCCCGAAGCGCAGAGTTGGGTGTTCTGGGCATTCTTTATTGCGTTTGCCATCAAAATGCCGGTTTTCCCGTTTCACACCTGGCAGCCGGATACGTACGTTGAGTCGCCAACTCCGGCTACGATGCTGCTGGCGGGTATCATGCTCAAAATGGGTGTGTACGGTCTGATCCGGTTCATCCTGCCAATTGTTCCGCTGGGTGTTGAAACATGGAGCCAGACGGTCATTATCCTGTCGGTAATCGGTATCGTGTACGGCTCGATCATCGCGATTCGCCAACGCGACATGAAGCGACTGATTGCTTATTCATCCTTCTCCCACGTGGGCCTGATGGCGGCCGGTGTGTTCTCGCAAACGGAGACCGGAATGCAGGGCGCGCTGATTCAGATGCTGGCTCACGGTATCAATGTAGTAGGTATGTTTTTTGTGGCCGATATTATCTTCTCCCGGACCAATACGAACCAGCTCGACCAGCTTGGTGGCATTACCCGCACAACACCGAAGCTGACGGTCTATTTTATGATCATGCTACTTGGTAGTGTGGCCCTGCCGCTGACGAACGGGTTTATCGGCGAGTTCCTGCTTCTGCACGGTGTCTTCACCTACAACCACTACCTTGGATTAGCTGCTGGATTCACCATTATTTTCGGAGCGGTGTACATGCTCCGGATGTTCCAGAAAAGCATGTTCGGGCCAACCTCATCCCGGACGACTACGTTCACTGATCTGACTATGTCAGAAAGCCTGGTGTTTGTCCCGCTGGTGATTATGGTCTTCTGGATGGGTGTGTACCCCACTACGTTCCTGAAAGTAACCGAACCGGCGGTTGTTAACCTGATGAAGTACATTGGCACAACGACTGTCTCATTGAAGTGAATTAATTAGCAGGTCTTCGCTACCGGGCTGTTTCGTTCACGAGCCAACCGGTAGGGGCGACAACCCACAAACTATATTCTATGCTTCCCATCGTTCTCCTGTCGGTTTTTGGCATTGTGCTGCTGTTTCTTGGCTTTCTGAAGTCGAAGGCGATTCTGCTGCCTGCCACGCTGCTGTTTTTGCTGATTGCAGGCGTCACCAATTTTCTGGATTGGAACAAGACGTACATGTATTTCGGGAATATGCTTCGGACGGATAACCTGACGATGATATTCACCGCCATTATTCTGGGCTCTGCATTTCTGGTAGTTGCGCTGTCGGGCAAATTCATTGAGGACGAAGAAGCACAACCCGCCGAATACTACGGTCTGATCATGTTCTCACTGGTTGGCGCCGTTATGATGGTTGGTTTTCAGAACCTGATCATGCTTTTTGTGGGCGTTGAGATCCTGTCGGTAGCCATGTATGTACTTACTGGCAGCGACAAGCGTAACCTGCGCTCGAATGAGGCCGCGCTGAAGTACTTCCTCATGGGGGCGTTCACAACGGGTATTATGCTGTTTGGCATGGCATTACTGTACGGTGCCACGGGTTCGTTCACGCTGGCCGGCATTGCGGCATACGCCACCAACCCCCAGCAGGGTCTTTCGCTGTTAATGTACGTTGGCCTGCTCATGCTGCTCATTGGCCTACTCTTTAAAGTTTCGGCGGCCCCTTTCCATTTCTGGACTCCCGACGTGTATGATGGCGCTCCGAGCGTCTTTACTGCGTTCATGTCGACCGTTGTCAAGACGGCCGGTTTCGCGGCCCTGTTCCGCCTGTTGTCGGTATCCTTCGTGGGTGTTTACCAATTCTGGTGGGTGATCCTAGCTGTTATAACGGCAATCACACTCGTCGCCGGTAACGTAACGGCCGTTTATCAGAACAGCTTCAAGCGGATGATGGCCTACTCCAGCATCTCACACGCGGGGTACCTGCTCATTGGGCTGGCCTCGCTGGGGGCGGGGACCAAGCAGGCTATTGTCTTTTACTCCCTGGCCTACTCGGTTGCGACGATTGCTGCGTTTGGCGTGTTGCTTCTGGTTGCTCAGCAGCGCGATACGCAAACTCTTTCCCGGGATAGCGTTGGCGTTGCCGGCGAAAGTTTCGATTCGTTCAACGGATTGGCGCGCCAGAATCCGCTATTGGGTTTTGCAATGGCGGTTTCTATGCTGTCGCTCGCAGGTATTCCGCTGACGGCTGGCTTCTGGGGTAAGTTCTACATGTTTTCAACGGCGGTAGAAAAAGGACAAATCTGGTTGCTGGTCGTGGCGGTACTGATGTCGGCTATCGGTATCTACTACTACTTCCGGGTCATTATCGCGATGTACTTCCGCGACGGTGCTACGGAACCGATTCGGGTAGCTCCTTTTTACAAATATGTGCTGTTGGCCGCGACCATTCTAACCATTGGATTAGGTATTGCTCCGGGCTTGTTGCAGGGTCTTTTCTAAGCAAGATTCCGCTCTATCTGAGCCGTACCCTCAGATAACCTTCGCCGGTTTACCCTTTTGGCGGTCAATTCGTACTTTTGGCCGGTTAAATAATAGTTAAAGCGGAGAAGAAAACAGCATTTTAGCCGTGAACGTGAGTAGTATCCAGCAACCTAAGCAACGAGAATTTAAGGACCTCTTCACGTTCTTCCTGACGGCCTTGCTAGGGGCATCTATCAATTTCATAAGCCGTATTTTCTATCGTACCTATTTCGATTTTGATACGAGCGTCCTCTGCGGCTACCTGACCGCTACGATACTGACTTTTATTCCGACGAAGCGCTACGCGTTCTCAGCGGGCAAAACCGGGAACACCGGCCGTGAGGCTGTCAAGTTTTTGGGTATCGCCCTGATAGCGCTGGTCGTACAGGTGTACGTTGCCAAGTACACACTGGAATGGATTGCCACCCCGCTGTTTCCATCGCCGGAACTGAAACTATGGCGCGAAACGGGCGCTCACCTGGTGGGCATGGGCATGAGCTTTCTAGCCAACTATTTCGGTCACAAGATGCTTACCTTCCGAAGTACGGGTGTATATGACAGACTGCGTTCACGATCGGCCAGTTGAAGCGAATAACAACGCTACTGAGGTGACACACTAATCGATTAATTCTATTGATTTATGGACTTTTCGAAGACAAAAGGCCCCTTCCTTTAAAATAAGAGGGGGCCTTTTGCATAATTCCAAAAAAAGGTATATTTGTGCGAAAATTTAAACTCCACTGTAAGTGATGAAAAAATTAGTTACTCTCCTGTTCGTTGGTAGCATGTTGACCTTCGCTGCCTGCCAGAGCAAGCCAAAAACTGAAGAAGCCGCTGTTGATTCGACCGCTGTAATGTCGACCGACACCACCACGATGACTACGGATTCTGCTGCTGCTGTAGTTGATTCGGCCGCTACGACCGCTGCTGACAGCGCAAAGTAATTGCCGCTTTTAGCGAGTGCGCAAAAAAAGCCCTGATTACAGGGCTTTTTGCGTTTAAGAGCTTTCGTAAGTAAAGCACCTACAGACAATCTACGTCGATAATAATACTGACCTGACGTAAGCCTTTATCGGTCAAAATATCGTTGATCCGGTCTTGAATATAGGATTTTACCGCTTTGATGTTCACCTTGTCACGTTCGATCTTGACGAGAATATCGAACAGAAACAGGTTACGGATACGTTCAACGAGGGGCTGTTCAGGCCCCAGAACACGACTGCTGCCGAGGGCATCCATGAGTTCGGCCGCTAGACGGTCGGCCGCCTGCTGGCTAATAGCTTTGTCGGCATGGCGAACGGTCAGCTTAATCAGTCGGGAGAAAGGAGGATAGTTAAAATCCTGCCGTTCGCGAATTTCCTCGTCGTACAAGCCTTTGTAGTCGTTTTCAATGATTTTCTGCAGAATCGTCTGCTGAGGGTTGTTGGTCTGAATGAGTACCGTCCCCTGCCGCCCCGCCCGTCGCCCCGCCCGCCCGCTAACCTGCGTAAGCATTTGAAACGAACGTTCGGTAGCCCGGAAGTCAGGGAAGTGAATAAGCCGGTCGGCGTCGAAAATACCGACCAGGCTGACGTTATCGAAGTCGAGCCCTTTGGTAATCATCTGGGTACCGACGAGAATATCAACCTCACCCCCTTCAAATTCCTGGATAATCTGCTGGTAGGCGTTTTTGGCGCGGGTTGTGTCCAGATCCATCCGTAGCACTTTCGACGCCGGGAATATGATTTGGAGCTGGTCTTCCAGCTTCTCGGTGCCAAACCCGATGGTCCGCACTTTGGTAGAACCGCAGATTGGGCAGATGCGGGGCACTTCTTCCTTATGCCCGCAATAGTGACACCGTAGTTCGGCGTCGCGCTGGTGATAGGTCAGGCTAACAGCACAGTTAGGACATTCGGCAGTCCAGTCGCAGTCTTCACACTGCATGTATGGCGAGTATCCGCGCCGGTTCTGGAACAGGATGCTCTGCTCCTTACGGTTCATGTTCGTCTCAAGGGCATTGAGCAGTGCCGACGAAAATTCATTTTTCATCGTCTTCTGCCGCTTTTCCACTTTGGTGTCGATCAGCAGAATGTTCGGTAGCGTAGCATCACCAAATCGTTTAACTAATTCGACCAGTCCGTACCGTCCCTGTTTAGCCTGGTAATACGTTTCGAGCGATGGCGTTGCCGATCCCAGCAGGACCTTAGCCTGCTGCCAGTGGGCCAGCATCATGGCCACATCGCGGGCGTGGTAGCGCGGGGCCGGGTCATGCTGCTTGTAGCTGGTTTCGTGTTCCTCGTCGACAATGATAAGCCCCAGGTTATCGAAGGGCAGAAACACCGATGACCGAACGCCCACAACGAACTGGTACTGGCCTGACACCACACCTTTCCAGACTTCTACCCGTTCGTTATCGGAAAACTTGGAGTGGTAAATCCCCATTTTGTCGCCGAACACGCGCTGGAGCCTTACTACAATTTGTGTGGTAAGGGCTATTTCGGGGAGTAAGTAAAGAACCTGTGAGCCGCTGCCCAGCGCCTGCTGAATCAGATCGATGTACACTTCGGTTTTTCCGCTGCCCGTAATGCCGTGCAGGAGCACAATATTCTGGCGTTCGAACTGCGCCATGATCTGTTCAGAAGCCTCGCGCTGGGCTTCCGTCAGTTTTATCTCGGCATGGGGTAGCGCATTGTCTGAGAAACGAGGCTGAATCACTTCAAACGTTTCGAAAACGGTATTCTTAATGAGCGTGGTCAGCGAGGACTGCGACACCGTGTCGTCCTGGTTGAGAATGGTTTTATCCAGCCCCTTCTGGTTCAGTTCCGGGTTCATCTGCACCGGCACGTGACTCAGATAGCGCATGACGACTTCCTGCTGTTTGGGCAGTTTTTCGAGCCGGTTCAACAGCACAAGCAGTTGTTCCTTCTCTTCGTAGGTTGGGTTAAGGCGGACTTTGCGAATCATTTTTGGAATGTACTTTTCCCGTACTTCCTCAAAAACGATCACGGCTTTTTTACCCACCAGCGACTTGATCAGGGCGGGCACGTTGGTTCCTTCGCCGGCCAGCCGGGCAAGTTCGTCGTAGGTGAGCGCTTGCTGCTTTTTTAGTTCGGTCAGCAGAACGTCCTCGAACTCGGTCAACAGTTCGGGGTAGTCAAAGTCGGGGTTAACCTGAACTTTGGACTGGCTCGATATTTTTAGTCCCGACGGCAGGGCGATGTTCATCACGTCACCAATGCAACACATGTAGTACTCGGCCATCCACCGAAAAAGCTCCAGCTGATAGCCGGTCACCAGTGGGTACTCGTCCAGTACTTCGGTGATGTAGCGCGCCTGGTATCCGGTAGGCGGGGAGTTGTGCAGACGGGCCACAACGGCCGTGAAAACCCGGCTATTATTTTTTCCGAAGGGGACAATGACCCGGGCTCCAATCTTAAGCACATCGGCCATTTCCCGGGGAACCCGGTAGGTGAAAAGTTTTGGTACCGGGATGGGCAGAATCAGGTCGGCGAAGAAGGTAACTTCTTCCGCGTCGGAGGATGAAAACAGAGTATGGGTGAGATTTTCCACTAAACGTACAATGGGCCTTCAGTAAATATACGAATAAAACGCCACCCGCCCCGTAGGCTAGCGGCCGACCAGGTAGCTTGGGTGTGGTTCGGTTAAGAACGTTTCTACCGACGTTATTGGCCCGGCCGGTTTTAGGTCAGCCGTCGCTATAACTGGCCGACCACTACGTAATCAACGTTTATTTGACCAATGAGTTTATCCGCCGGAGTAGATACACTTCTTTTAGGATCGTCTACCAAAAACCTGCTTTCGGCGCAACCTTTGAGCGGTTTCCGGGTGTTATCATCGTGGATAATCTACTGCCGATTTGTTTTACTGGATGCATTATCCGCTTATCAAGTATGCAACTATACGACGTCATCATCGTTGGCGGTGGCCCCTGTGGGCTGGCAGCCGGCATTGAAGCCGCAAAAGCGGGCCTTAGCCACCTGATTCTGGACATGGGAAGCCTGACGGAATCAATCCGGCAGTATCCGCGCCGGATGCGGTTTTTCTCCACGGCCGAAAACATCGAAATCGGTGGACTGCCATTTCCTATCTCGGGCGTGAAGGCCGGTCGTGACGAGGCTCTTCAATACTATCGGAAAGCTGCGGCCTATTATCGACTCAACTTCAAGTTGTTTCAGGAGGTCTGGGATGTGACCAAGACGGACGATCTGTTCACGGTATCAACCAAAACCGGTGAGCAGTATCAGGGAAAGAAGGTGATTATGGCAACGGGCTATTTTACCCACCCGCGCTGGCTGGGAATTCCCGGCGAAAACCTGCCGCATGTATCCCACTACTACGATGAGCCCTTCAAATACTCATTCACGAACGTAGTGATCATTGGCGCGTCGAACTCAGCGGTTGAGGCTGCTTTAGAGTTGTACCGCCATGATGTAAACATTACGGTTGTGCACCGGGGAGAGGATTTCCGGAGCACGGTGAAATACTGGTTGATTCCGGATGTGAAGAACCGGGTGAAAGAAGGCAAGATTAAAACCGTTTTCGACTCCGTCGTGACGCAGATCGATGAACAGTCGGTTACGATTAATAACCTCAAGACCGGAACCGAAACCCAGCTTCCCGCCGACTTTGTGCTGGTGCTGACGGGTTATGTTCCCGATGCTGCGCTGCTGCAACGTTGCGGTATTGAGCTGGACCCGGTTACGCAGGTACCTGTTTTCAACAAAGAAACCTTCGAAACGAACGTATCGGGTTTGTATGTTTGCGGTACGGTACTGGCCGGAATCTACACGGAAAAAGTATTTATCGAAAATGGCCGTGAACACGCTCAGTCCATTATCGATCACATTATGGGCCGCGAGGTGCACAAGGTCGCGGAACTGATCCAGCGGATCTGATCCGAACCCGTTCGCTTCACTGAATTAGACGATTTATTAATGGATGAATTTATGCAGGAAGCCATTGCTCAGGCGCGCAAGAGTTTGAGTGAAGGCGGTATCCCGATCGGCTCTGCGCTGGTCAAGAATGGTAAACTGGTAGCTTCTGGCCACAACAAGCGCGTACAGGAAGACAATCCCATCCTGCACGGTGAGATGGACTGCCTCAACAACGCTGGCCGCGTTGGCTCCTTCCGCGACACGGTCATCTACTCCACCCTGATGCCCTGTTACATGTGCGCCGGAACCATCGTCCAGTTCAAAATTCCCAGGGTCATCGTGGGCGAGTCGCGGACCTTTGCCGGGGCGCGGGCGTTCATGGAAGAACACGGCGTTGAGGTGATCGATCTCGATCTGCCCGAATGTGTTGACATGATGAATGGCTTCATTGCTGAAAAACCAACCCTTTGGAACGAGGATATTGGCGAGTTATAAGTAAGTCACAACCGATCTTAACGCATCAACCCCACCTGAATACATCGATGAGCGTGTTCAGGTGGGGTTGATGCGTTAGGGAGGAACAAGATCAGCGTACTTTAGAGAATTTGGCGCCGAAAAGGAAAATAACCGTGTAGCAAATGATGGGGAGGTAATAAGCCGTTGCTACGTCCTTCTCGGCCACCATACCCATCAGGAAGGGAAACACGGCACCGCCTACGACACCCATTGAAATAAACGAGGAAGCTTGCTGGGTATGCGCCCCCAGGTTCTTCAGGCCGAGGCTGAAAATGGTCGGGAACATGATGCTGAAGAAGAAATTAAGCATCATTAGTGCAATGAACGAAGGCCAGCCAAAACTCTGGGCGACAATGATGCACATAACAATATTACAGGCTGCAAAAATGGCCAGCAGGTTGTTAGGCGCAATAACCCGCATCAGGAACGTACCCACGAAACGTCCGGCCAGCATCAGCCCCATGAACAGTACCATGTAGTTACCCGCCGTGGCATCGGAGAACCCCATTTTTTCGTGGCCGTAGTTGATAAAGAACGCCCAGGTACCCCCCTGCGCTGCTACGTTGAAAAACTGGGCAATAACGGCCCACACAAAGTGCTTGTGCTGAAAAAGGGTTTTGCCGGGTTCAGCATCGACATTGGCGGCATCGGTATCGGTCACCCCGTGTGGATCGGTCAACGCCGGTACTTTCACAAACGAGAACAGGATGGCAATGGTAGCAATGACGCTGCCGATCACGATGTACAACGTCTTGACCGAGGTCAGGTCGGTACTGCCAGCGGTGTTGTTCCGAAGCAGAAAATAAGAACCGATTGCGGGGCCAATGATGGCACCCAGGGCGTTGAAAGCCTGCGCGAAGTTAATGCGCTGGTCACTGGTGCGCTGATCGCCGAGCGAGGCTACAAACGGGTGGGCAACGGTTTCCAGCGTCGAAATGCCACAGCCCAGGATGAACAGGGCGATGCCGAAGTAAGTAAATGAAGCCGCAGCCGCAGCAGGAACGAACAGAAACGAACCAATGGCAAACAGGGAAAGTCCCAGAAGAACGCCGTTTTTGTAGCCAAATCGTTTCATGAACAGTCCCGCCGGGATTCCCATCACGAAATAAGCACCGAATATGGCGAATTGCACAAAGGCCGACTGCGTCTTGGTCAGGCTCAATACGTGCTGAAAGTGCTTGTTCAATACATCGCCCATGGTAATGGCAACTCCCCAGAACATGAACAGGGACGTAACAAACACCAGGGTAATGAGGTACTTTGATTCGGTAAACGAAGCGGATGTGCTTGGTTGGGCAGTGGCGGTTGCCGGCATAGGAAGAGTTGTTTTAGGCTTATAAAGCAGTGACAGCGTATTGTCTTACAGGTTAGGTAGAGAATGCGGAGCATTTATCTGAACAAACCTACCAGTTTCAACGCAAATGTCAGTAAAAAAACCAGTGGTTACTCAGGCGCTATTCGGGTCGCTAGCCTGACGAGATGCATATATAATCATTCATGTGTTACACGATGAGTAATGAGCAGTACTATATTCTTTTGCTATCGTGCTGTCAATAGGAAAGTTCGAAAGAGCAAATGAATGCTTAATGTATTGATTATTAGAATATTATTATTAGCTAGCAAAATTTATCAGTCGTGAAACTTTAACAGCGAGTGTATAGTTAACAGTGTTATAAAGGTTAACAGTACTTAAGATGGGAATCATCGAGCGTCGGTTACGGCAAAAGGTAGAAGTAAGAACCAGCATTTTACAGGCAGCCTGGCAACTGGTCCTGGAAGAAGGCTGGCAGGCACTTTCTATCCGCAAGATTGCCGATGCCATAGAATATAGCGTTCCGGTGATTTATACACATTTTGAGAACAAGGATGCGATTCTGCAGGAATTTACCAAAGAAGGATTTCGCTTGCTGGCCGAAGAGGTGACGAAGCAGCGGGATAGCCAGGACGATCCCAGTCTGCAACTGGAAGCTATTGCCCAGGGGTATTGGGATTTCGCCTTTGCTCACAAAGAATACTACCAGCTTATGTTTGGCTTGGGCATTCCACCCTGTGAGCAGGTTAATCAGGTGAGCGAAATGAAGCAGTTTTCCAATGTGCTTATCTCCGTCATTCAGGAAGTAATCAGTGCCAGCCGCCAACCTGAGACGGATGCCTTCCTCAAGTTTCATACGTACTGGTCTATTCTGCACGGATTGGTGTCCATTCAGATGATTGACAAGCAGGCACGGGTAAATCCCTGGAGCCAGCTTGTTTTGAAGGACGCCGTTGATGGGTACATCAAGGCGCTGAAAGGCTAAAAATTTTGCTCTAACACTAACAGTGTTAGAATTTATATCGGCGTAAAAGTCGAACACGCTGAACGGTTTTTCAGCTGTCGCATTTGAAAATTTTCTGTTCAATAAATAAAGTAAAGTCGGTTACATTAATTTTTTGCAATCATGGCAACAACGAAATGGGTCGTCGATCCGCTGCATTCAGAAGTACAGTTCA is a window from the Spirosoma rigui genome containing:
- the priA gene encoding replication restart helicase PriA → MENLTHTLFSSSDAEEVTFFADLILPIPVPKLFTYRVPREMADVLKIGARVIVPFGKNNSRVFTAVVARLHNSPPTGYQARYITEVLDEYPLVTGYQLELFRWMAEYYMCCIGDVMNIALPSGLKISSQSKVQVNPDFDYPELLTEFEDVLLTELKKQQALTYDELARLAGEGTNVPALIKSLVGKKAVIVFEEVREKYIPKMIRKVRLNPTYEEKEQLLVLLNRLEKLPKQQEVVMRYLSHVPVQMNPELNQKGLDKTILNQDDTVSQSSLTTLIKNTVFETFEVIQPRFSDNALPHAEIKLTEAQREASEQIMAQFERQNIVLLHGITGSGKTEVYIDLIQQALGSGSQVLYLLPEIALTTQIVVRLQRVFGDKMGIYHSKFSDNERVEVWKGVVSGQYQFVVGVRSSVFLPFDNLGLIIVDEEHETSYKQHDPAPRYHARDVAMMLAHWQQAKVLLGSATPSLETYYQAKQGRYGLVELVKRFGDATLPNILLIDTKVEKRQKTMKNEFSSALLNALETNMNRKEQSILFQNRRGYSPYMQCEDCDWTAECPNCAVSLTYHQRDAELRCHYCGHKEEVPRICPICGSTKVRTIGFGTEKLEDQLQIIFPASKVLRMDLDTTRAKNAYQQIIQEFEGGEVDILVGTQMITKGLDFDNVSLVGIFDADRLIHFPDFRATERSFQMLTQVSGRAGRRAGRQGTVLIQTNNPQQTILQKIIENDYKGLYDEEIRERQDFNYPPFSRLIKLTVRHADKAISQQAADRLAAELMDALGSSRVLGPEQPLVERIRNLFLFDILVKIERDKVNIKAVKSYIQDRINDILTDKGLRQVSIIIDVDCL
- the nuoL gene encoding NADH-quinone oxidoreductase subunit L; translated protein: MKPELLCALIPLFPLIGFLINGIGFRHVPKGLAGTLATVAVLASFLTSVFLFMAFQATGSAEPLVATLFDWIQVGDLKINFSFQIDQLSLLMLLVVTGVGTLIHLYSIGYMKHDEGFGKFMAFLNLFIFFMLLLVMGSNYVIMFIGWEGVGLCSYLLIGFWNTNTSYNNAARKAFVMNRIGDLGFLLGIFMLINTFGTVEYVDIFKQATSLPMGDSTIFLITILLFVGAMGKSAQIPLFTWLPDAMAGPTPVSALIHAATMVTAGIYMVVRSNVLYSMAPLTLDIIGGIAIATALLAASIGLLQNDIKKVLAYSTVSQLGYMFLGLGATAYTAGMFHVITHAFFKALLFLGAGSVIHAMSDEQDIRKMGGLRKSLPITFITFAIGTWAIAGLPPFAGFFSKDEILAHVFEHSKILWGLGVVGSGLTSFYMFRLLFLTFFGEFRGTEEQRHHLHESPASMTIPLIVLAVLSALGGLLNLPGGGWLSNFMEPLFENARKVNPEAFAESTMEHSTEYILMAVSAGVALLALILAYVMYISRRAVPAPETAERSMPEQVVYNKYYIDELYETIIVRPVRGLGDAFYSFGEGLIDGLVNGVAWLVQKSSAQLRLLQNGSIGFYVLAMVVSIAAIFALRFFIRF
- a CDS encoding complex I subunit 4 family protein, with amino-acid sequence MLTLGLIVFPAVAATLILLLGGGSAKQVALAAALVELAVALVAFVQFQPDATSQFGFDYAWIGTLGIRFSAGIDGISVLLVLLTGLLVPMIVLSTFNRQYDRPSTFYALMLFMQAALMGVFTARDGFLFYLFFEAALIPIYFLAAMWGGANRIPVTFKFFVYTIFGSLFMLIALVYLYYQTPATAVSAHSSAIVDFYKLKLTPEAQSWVFWAFFIAFAIKMPVFPFHTWQPDTYVESPTPATMLLAGIMLKMGVYGLIRFILPIVPLGVETWSQTVIILSVIGIVYGSIIAIRQRDMKRLIAYSSFSHVGLMAAGVFSQTETGMQGALIQMLAHGINVVGMFFVADIIFSRTNTNQLDQLGGITRTTPKLTVYFMIMLLGSVALPLTNGFIGEFLLLHGVFTYNHYLGLAAGFTIIFGAVYMLRMFQKSMFGPTSSRTTTFTDLTMSESLVFVPLVIMVFWMGVYPTTFLKVTEPAVVNLMKYIGTTTVSLK
- a CDS encoding PG1828 family lipoprotein, encoding MKKLVTLLFVGSMLTFAACQSKPKTEEAAVDSTAVMSTDTTTMTTDSAAAVVDSAATTAADSAK
- a CDS encoding GtrA family protein produces the protein MNVSSIQQPKQREFKDLFTFFLTALLGASINFISRIFYRTYFDFDTSVLCGYLTATILTFIPTKRYAFSAGKTGNTGREAVKFLGIALIALVVQVYVAKYTLEWIATPLFPSPELKLWRETGAHLVGMGMSFLANYFGHKMLTFRSTGVYDRLRSRSAS
- a CDS encoding NADH-quinone oxidoreductase subunit N, which encodes MLPIVLLSVFGIVLLFLGFLKSKAILLPATLLFLLIAGVTNFLDWNKTYMYFGNMLRTDNLTMIFTAIILGSAFLVVALSGKFIEDEEAQPAEYYGLIMFSLVGAVMMVGFQNLIMLFVGVEILSVAMYVLTGSDKRNLRSNEAALKYFLMGAFTTGIMLFGMALLYGATGSFTLAGIAAYATNPQQGLSLLMYVGLLMLLIGLLFKVSAAPFHFWTPDVYDGAPSVFTAFMSTVVKTAGFAALFRLLSVSFVGVYQFWWVILAVITAITLVAGNVTAVYQNSFKRMMAYSSISHAGYLLIGLASLGAGTKQAIVFYSLAYSVATIAAFGVLLLVAQQRDTQTLSRDSVGVAGESFDSFNGLARQNPLLGFAMAVSMLSLAGIPLTAGFWGKFYMFSTAVEKGQIWLLVVAVLMSAIGIYYYFRVIIAMYFRDGATEPIRVAPFYKYVLLAATILTIGLGIAPGLLQGLF